One genomic region from Streptomyces venezuelae encodes:
- a CDS encoding type II secretion system F family protein — MTGAVQIVGVLVLLMVLCVQAGREVVRERRVRRMRRRAGSLLETSAPRPRRPRARKRTPTPSEEGEVAVRHLPLAADLLAACASAGAGPGEAAEAVGRSLGGPLGERLARTAAELRLGGEPAEVWRRFGAIPGAEGLARCMERAGSSGAPAAEAVARHAAGLRAARARTAAARARRAQVLISAPVGLCFLPAFLAVGVAPVVIGLAAGLMDR, encoded by the coding sequence GGCCGAGAAGTGGTGCGCGAGCGGCGGGTGCGGAGGATGCGGCGACGGGCCGGGAGCCTGCTGGAGACGTCCGCGCCACGGCCCCGGAGGCCGAGAGCCCGGAAGCGGACGCCCACGCCGTCCGAGGAGGGCGAGGTGGCGGTACGTCACCTCCCGCTTGCGGCCGATCTGTTGGCTGCCTGCGCCTCTGCCGGAGCGGGGCCGGGAGAGGCGGCGGAGGCCGTGGGCCGCTCACTGGGCGGGCCGCTGGGCGAGCGGCTGGCCCGCACGGCGGCCGAACTGCGGCTCGGCGGCGAACCGGCCGAGGTGTGGCGGAGGTTCGGCGCGATACCGGGCGCCGAAGGGCTGGCCCGCTGCATGGAACGGGCCGGTTCCTCGGGGGCGCCCGCGGCGGAGGCCGTCGCCCGGCATGCGGCCGGCCTGCGGGCCGCCCGTGCCCGGACGGCGGCGGCCCGCGCCCGCCGGGCGCAGGTGCTGATCAGCGCGCCCGTGGGGCTCTGCTTCCTGCCCGCGTTCCTGGCGGTGGGGGTGGCGCCCGTGGTGATCGGGCTGGCGGCGGGACTGATGGACCGATGA